From a region of the Rhinolophus sinicus isolate RSC01 linkage group LG04, ASM3656204v1, whole genome shotgun sequence genome:
- the USP20 gene encoding ubiquitin carboxyl-terminal hydrolase 20, producing the protein MGDARDLCPHLDFIGEVTKDDLLLKSKGTCQSCGVTGPNLWACLQVACPYVGCGESFADHSTTHAQAKKHHLTVNLTTFRVWCYACEKEVFPEQRLVAHLPGTSPKFSEQDPPLPSHPLKAVPIAVADEGESESEDDDLKPRGLTGMKNLGNSCYMNAALQALSNCPPLTQFFLECGGLVRTDKKPALCKSYQKLVSEVWHRKRPSYVVPTSLSHGIKLVNPMFRGYAQQDTQEFLRCLMDQLHEELKEPVVAAAAALTEARDSDSSDTDEKREGDRSPSEDEFLSCDSSSDRGEGDGQGRGGGGSQAETELLIPDEAGRAISEKERLKDRKFSWGQQRTSSEQVDEDADVDTAMTAPDRQPADAQPPSPRSTSPCRTPEPDNEARMRSASRPCSPVHHHEGHTKLASSPPRASPVRMGPSYVLKKAQVPSAGSRRRKEQRYRSVISDIFDGSILSLVQCLTCDRVSTTVETFQDLSLPIPGKEDLAKLHSALYQNVPAKPGACGDSYAAQGWLAFIVEYIRRFVVSCTPSWFWGPVITLEDCLAAFFAADELKGDNMYSCERCKKLRNGVKYCKVLRLPEILCIHLKRFRHEVMYSFKISSHVSFPLEGLDLRPFLAKECTSQITTYDLLSVICHHGTAGSGHYIAYCQNVINGQWYEFDDQYVTEVHETVVQSAEAYVLFYRKSSEAAVRDRQQVVSLAAMREPSLLRFYVSREWLNKFNTFAEPGPITNHTFLCSHGGIPPNKYHYIDDLVVILPQNVWEHLYNRFGGGPAVNHLYVCSICQVEIETLAKRRRVEIDTFIKLNKAFQAEESPGVIYCISMQWFRDWEAFVKGRDNEPPGPIDNSRIAQVKGSGHIQLKQGADYGQISEETWAYLHNLYGGGPEIAIRQSVAQLQDPEILHGEQKIEAETRAV; encoded by the exons GGAACCTGTCAGTCCTGTGGTGTTACTGGTCCGAACCTGTGGGCCTGTCTGCAG GTCGCCTGCCCCTACGTTGGCTGCGGAGAGTCCTTCGCTGACCACAGCACCACTCATGCGCAG GCCAAAAAGCACCACCTGACAGTGAATTTGACCACATTCCGGGTATGGTGTTACGCCTGTGAGAAGGAGGTGTTCCCGGAGCAGCGGCTGGTAGCTCACCTGCCAGGCACCTCGCCCAAGTTCTCCGAGCAG GACCCTCCGCTGCCCTCCCACCCTCTGAAAGCTGTTCCTATTGCCGTGGCTGATGAAGGAGAGTCCGAGTCCGAGGACGATGACCTGAAACCTCGAG GTCTCACGGGCATGAAGAACCTCGGGAACTCCTGCTACATGAATGCTGCTCTGCAGGCACTGTCCAATTG CCCTCCGCTGACCCAGTTCTTCTTGGAGTGTGGCGGCCTGGTGCGCACAGACAAGAAGCCAGCCCTGTGCAAGAGTTACCAGAAGCTGGTCTCTGAGGTCTGGCACAGGAAACG CCCAAGCTATGTGGTTCCCACCAGCCTGTCCCACGGGATCAAGTTGGTCAATCCGATGTTCCGAGGCTATGCCCAGCAG GACACCCAGGAGTTCCTGCGCTGCCTCATGGACCAGCTGCATGAGGAGCTGAAGGAGccggtggtggcggcggcggcggcactGACAGAGGCTCGGGACTCGGACTCGAGCGACACAGATGAGAAGCGGGAGGGCGACCGGAGCCCGTCTGAGGACGAGTTCCTGTCGTGCGACTCAAGCAGTGACCGGGGTGAGGGTGACGGGCAGGGCCGTGGCGGGGGCGGCTCGCAGGCCGAGACGGAGCTGCTGATCCCCGACGAGGCCGGCCGCGCCATCTCTGAGAAGGAGCGGCTGAAGGACCGCAAGTTCTCCTGGGGCCAGCAGCGCACCAGCTCCGAGCAAGTGGACGAGGACGCTGATGTGGACACCGCCATGACTGCCCCTGACCGCCAGCCCGCTGACGCTCAGCCCCCGTCTCCGCGGTCCACCAGTCCCTGCCGGACACCAG AGCCGGACAACGAGGCCCGCATGCGCAGTGCCTCTCGCCCCTGCAGCCCCGTCCACCACCACGAGGGCCACACCAAGCTGGCCAGCAGCCCTCCTCGTGCGAGCCCTGTGAGGATGGGGCCATCGTATGTGCTCAAGAAAG CCCAGGTGCCGAGTGCCGGCAGCCGGAGGCGGAAGGAGCAGCGCTACCGCAGCGTCATCTCGGACATCTTCGACGGCTCCATCCTCAGCCTCGTGCAGTGTCTCACCTGTGACCGG GTGTCCACTACGGTGGAGACATTCCAGGATCTGTCGTTGCCCATTCCTGGCAAGGAGGACCTGGCCAAGCTCCACTCGGCTCTCTACCAGAACGTGCCAGCCAAGCCTGGTGCCTGTGGGGACAGCTATGCTGCGCAGGGCTGGCTTGCCTTCATCGTGGAGTATATCCGACG GTTCGTGGTATCCTGTACCCCCAGCTGGTTTTGGGGGCCGGTCATCACCCTGGAAGACTGCCTCGCTGCCTTCTTTGCTGCTGATGAGCTGAAGG GTGACAACATGTACAGCTGTGAGCGGTGTAAAAA GCTGCGGAATGGGGTGAAGTACTGTAAGGTCCTGCGGTTGCCTGAG atcCTGTGCATTCACCTGAAGCGCTTTCGGCACGAGGTGATGTATTCCTTCAAAATCAGCAGCCACGTGTCCTTCCCCCTGGAGGGGCTTGACCTGCGCCCCTTCCTCGCCAAGGAGTGCACGTCCCAGATCACCACCTATGACCTCCTCTCAGTCATCTGCCACCACGGCACGGCAGGGA GTGGCCACTACATCGCCTACTGCCAAAACGTGATCAACGGGCAGTGGTATGAGTTCGATGACCAGTATGTCACTGAGGTGCATGAGACGGTGGTGCAGAGTGCGGAGGCCTACGTCCTCTTCTACAG GAAGAGCAGCGAGGCGGCTGTGCGGGACCGGCAGCAGGTGGTGTCCCTGGCCGCCATGCGGGAGCCCAGCCTGCTGCGCTTCTACGTGTCCCGAGAATGGCTCAACAAGTTCAACACCTTCGCTGAGCCAGGGCCCATCACCAACCACACCTTCCTCTGCTCCCACGGAG GCATCCCGCCCAACAAGTACCATTACATCGACGACCTGGTAGTGATCCTGCCCCAGAACGTCTGGGAGCACCTCTACAACAG GTTTGGGGGCGGCCCTGCCGTGAACCATCTGTACGTGTGCTCCATCTGCCAGGTGGAGATCGAGACACTGGCCAAGCGCAGGCGGGTGGAGATTGACACCTTCATTAAG ctgaaCAAGGCGTTCCAGGCCGAGGAGTCGCCCGGCGTCATCTACTGCATCAGCATGCAGTGGTTCCGGGACTGGGAGGCCTTCGTCAAGGGCAGGGACAATG AGCCCCCTGGGCCCATTGACAACAGCAGGATCGCGCAGGTCAAAGGAAGTGGCCACATCCAGCTGAAGCAGG GTGCTGACTACGGGCAGATTTCAGAGGAGACCTGGGCCTACCTGCACAACCTGTATGGCGGCGGCCCTGAGATCGCCATCCGCCAGAGTGTGGCCCAGCTCCAGGACCCGGAGATCTTACACGGGGAGCAGAAAATCGAAGCTGAGACCCGGGCCGTGTGA